One genomic region from Anthonomus grandis grandis chromosome 1, icAntGran1.3, whole genome shotgun sequence encodes:
- the LOC126742416 gene encoding uncharacterized protein LOC126742416 → MVSLSYAFRIAQSTVSSIILETCNVLWDLLSDKVLCIPNEQTWLNIAGNFAERWQLPHCIGAVDGKHVVIQAPPNSGSTFYNYKGSHSIVLLALCDAKYKFIMVDIGSEGRHSDGGIFKNSNMGKRLLENALNVPEPSILIDNKDPLNYYIVADEAFSLSTYIMRPYPGKFLPQDKRIFNYRLSRGRRVIENAFGILAARWRIYRNVIISSKPTIIAIVIATICLHNFIIDNEQNKEKQYCSATIIDREDEKGNIIEGDWRREPRLNLLPVNRTSTNMYGRAAENMRNRLKKYFMEDGAVTFQWNK, encoded by the exons ATGGTCTCTCTTTCATATGCATTTAGAATTGCTCAAAGTACAGTATCAAGTATTATACTTGAAACTTGCAATGTTTTGTGGGATTTATTAAGTGACAAAGTGCTCTGTATTCCAAATGAACAAACCTGGCTAAATATTGCTGGTAATTTTGCAGAAAGGTGGCAATTACCTCATTGCATTGGAGCAGTTGATGGGAAACATGTTGTAATTCAA GCTCCACCAAATTCAGGAtcaacattttataattataaaggatCTCATAGCATTGTTCTCTTAGCATTATGTGATGCTAAATATAAATTCATAATGGTTGACATTGGCAGTGAAGGGAGACACAGTGATggagggatttttaaaaactccAACATGGGAAAAAGGCTTTTAGAAAACGCACTTAATGTTCCAGAACCCTCTATTTTGATAGATAATAAAGatcctttaaattattatatcgtTGCTGATGAAGCTTTTTCCCTATCCACTTATATTATGCGTCCATATCCTGGAAAATTTTTGCCACaagataaaagaatttttaattacag GCTTTCTAGAGGGCGCAGAGTGATTGAAAACGCATTTGGGATACTAGCTGCTCGTTGGAGAATATATAGAAATGTTATTATATCTAGTAAACCAACCATAATTGCCATAGTGATAGCTACAATTTGCTTACACAATTTCATAATTGATAATgagcaaaataaagaaaagcagTATTGTAGTGCCACAATTATTGATAGGGAAGAtgaaaaaggaaatattattgaAGGAGACTGGAGACGTGAACCTAGGCTAAACCTCCTGCCTGTAAACAGGACAAGCACTAATATGTATGGCAGAGCAGCAGAAAATATGAggaacagattaaaaaaatattttatggaagATGGAGCAGTCACTTTCCAATGGAATAAATAG